A single window of Anaerocolumna chitinilytica DNA harbors:
- a CDS encoding DUF4177 domain-containing protein → MKKWEYRILEVSMDLNDNDEIEVNNLGKEGWEMISVTSIIKDSVSGGSYTSSVIFTLKRELE, encoded by the coding sequence ATGAAAAAATGGGAATACAGGATATTAGAGGTATCAATGGACTTAAATGACAACGATGAAATTGAAGTAAATAATTTAGGTAAAGAAGGATGGGAAATGATAAGTGTGACCTCTATAATAAAAGACAGTGTAAGTGGTGGTTCCTATACTTCATCGGTTATATTTACACTTAAAAGAGAATTAGAATAG
- the holA gene encoding DNA polymerase III subunit delta: protein MKNIKEHIRLGQFRPVYLLYGTESYLKRLYKDKLRTAILTDNNEMNYSYFEGKGVDILKVREIAETLPFFSDKRLIIIENSGLFKNQNDLADYIKDIPETTHIVFVESEVDKRNRLFKAVKDNGTISEMNSMDEANLKIWVATLLKQDAKKITEESILYLLSKTGTDMDNISNEVEKLICYTGDRDIVTSQDIEEVCTSQISGKIFLMVEAIGNKRQKQALDLYYDLLALKEKPMSIMFLISRQFNILLQVKNLLSLGFNNNSIAEKTGLMPFTIGKYVSQCKNFNEKTLKGALTYCVDMEEQVKTGKMQDSIAVELIIVRFSAA, encoded by the coding sequence ATGAAGAATATCAAAGAACATATAAGGCTTGGGCAGTTTAGACCTGTATATCTCCTATATGGCACAGAAAGTTATCTAAAGAGACTGTATAAAGATAAATTAAGAACAGCCATCCTAACCGACAACAATGAGATGAATTATTCCTATTTTGAAGGCAAAGGAGTGGATATACTCAAGGTTCGGGAAATAGCCGAAACTCTCCCTTTCTTTAGTGACAAGCGTCTTATCATAATTGAGAACAGCGGGCTATTTAAAAACCAAAATGATTTGGCAGATTATATCAAAGATATCCCTGAGACTACACATATCGTTTTTGTAGAATCAGAAGTTGATAAAAGAAATCGTCTGTTTAAAGCTGTGAAAGATAATGGAACCATATCGGAAATGAACAGCATGGATGAAGCCAATCTAAAGATTTGGGTTGCAACGCTCCTAAAGCAGGACGCAAAGAAGATAACAGAAGAAAGTATTCTCTATCTGCTTAGCAAGACCGGAACAGATATGGATAACATCAGCAATGAAGTTGAGAAGTTGATATGTTATACCGGTGATAGGGATATTGTAACCAGCCAGGACATTGAAGAAGTATGTACTTCTCAGATATCCGGCAAAATATTTCTAATGGTAGAAGCCATCGGAAACAAAAGACAGAAACAGGCTTTAGACTTATACTATGACCTGCTGGCTCTAAAAGAAAAGCCAATGTCCATCATGTTCCTAATATCCAGACAGTTTAATATCCTACTTCAGGTAAAAAATCTGCTGTCTTTAGGCTTTAACAACAATTCCATCGCTGAAAAGACCGGATTAATGCCATTTACCATTGGAAAATATGTAAGCCAATGTAAGAATTTTAATGAAAAGACATTAAAAGGAGCACTTACTTATTGCGTTGACATGGAAGAGCAAGTCAAGACGGGAAAAATGCAGGATAGTATTGCTGTTGAGCTTATCATAGTTCGGTTTAGCGCTGCTTAA
- a CDS encoding Rrf2 family transcriptional regulator codes for MYSTKLSVSIHILSVIALTETQPITSEYIASSINTNPVLVRRLMSRLKKAKLIKTSTKLGVTGLARKEEDITLLDIFLAVEDHQQLFSIHDNTNPECPVGANIESTLKHLYDTIQKATEKELSAITLAEVTKEFIPR; via the coding sequence ATGTATTCTACTAAATTATCGGTTAGCATTCATATATTAAGTGTAATTGCATTGACGGAAACTCAGCCCATTACTTCTGAGTATATAGCTTCCAGCATTAACACTAATCCAGTGCTTGTTAGACGTTTGATGAGTCGTTTGAAGAAAGCTAAGCTAATTAAGACGAGCACAAAGCTTGGTGTAACTGGGCTTGCAAGAAAAGAAGAGGATATAACACTTCTTGACATATTCCTTGCGGTTGAGGATCATCAACAATTATTCAGTATACATGACAATACCAACCCGGAATGCCCGGTAGGAGCGAATATTGAAAGTACTCTGAAACATTTATATGATACCATTCAAAAGGCCACTGAAAAAGAACTGTCCGCTATTACGCTGGCAGAAGTCACAAAGGAATTTATTCCCAGATAA